In Archocentrus centrarchus isolate MPI-CPG fArcCen1 chromosome 1, fArcCen1, whole genome shotgun sequence, the following proteins share a genomic window:
- the f8a gene encoding factor VIII intron 22 protein, with the protein MAAEGDFLARYRAVSNKLKKRFLRKPNVAEASEQFGQLAKELKQQDCLQYAAFCNLAMARCEQTLFNAPGEALALTDAARLFLSSEKENRALQAPGFDEHLQAALNCYSFAIKVYIEMNQPVMAASLCLELGNALKEMNRPGEAIVHYQRAAELQTQTPIEALLSMGEMATCKILTRDYDGALSVFTEMQLMCQERGLQLPGSTTPVGAFLDIVAKCEISRVLLLMLLEPPPQKLLPEHAQTLERYAWESFDPHSQLTFLSEDVFLLLQSVVMACQEKDTESLKSLQTELWPLLTAEQNHLLHLVVQERITPSGQGI; encoded by the exons ATGGCTGCGGAGGGTGATTTTCTGGCGAGATACCGAGCTGTGTCAAATAAACTGAAGAA GCGTTTTCTCCGGAAGCCCAATGTGGCGGAGGCGAGTGAGCAGTTCG GTCAGCTGGCAAAGGAGTTGAAGCAGCAGGACTGCCTTCAGTATGCAGCCTTCTGTAACCTGGCCATGGCTCG GTGTGAGCAGACTCTCTTTAATGCTCCTGGAGAGGCGCTGGCGTTAACTGATGCTGCCCGCCTCTTTCTCTCGTCTGAGAAGGAGAACAGGGCCCTGCAGGCTCCGGGCTTTGATGAACACCTTCAGGCTGCACTCAACTGCTACAGCTTCGCCATTAAG GTGTATATTGAGATGAACCAGCCTGTGATGGCAGCCAGCCTGTGTTTGGAACTTGGCAACGCGCTCAAG GAGATGAACAGACCAGGAGAGGCTATTGTTCATTATCAGAGAGCTGCAGAgttacagacacaaacacccattGAAGCTCTGCTGTCAATGGGAGAAATGGCCACGTGTAAAATCCTCACCC GTGATTATGATGGTGCTTTGTCAGTGTTCACAGAGATGCAGCTGATGTGCCAGGAGAGAGGACTGCAGCTACCAGGCTCCACCACCCCTGTTG GTGCATTTCTGGACATTGTAGCAAAGTGTGAGATATCCCGGGTTCTTCTGCTGATGTTGCTTGAG cccCCGCCTCAGAAGTTGTTACCAGAACATGCCCAGACTCTGGAGAGATATGCATGGGAGTCCTTTGACCCTCACAGCCAAT TGACCTTCCTGTCTGAGGATGTTTTCCTGCTCCTGCAATCTGTAGTG ATGGCATGTCAGGAGAAAGACACAGAGTCCCTCAAGTCTCTTCAGACTGAGCTATG GCCGCTTTTGACGGCTGAGCAGAACCATCTTCTCCACCTGGTGGTTCAGGAGCGCATCACACCGTCTGGTCAAGGCATTTAA